Sequence from the Paramisgurnus dabryanus chromosome 3, PD_genome_1.1, whole genome shotgun sequence genome:
attcaagtatttgtattttttcatttgtataATTTTGATATGTTTATGCTTTTTATCATCTAGGTAATTCATGGAGAGAAGGAAATGGGTCACTTAGGCCTGAAAAACAAACTAAAGGTAAATGGAGAAAGATAAACCAGTTATATACATACACAGGATTTCAGATGTACATGTATATCAACCAGCATGTGCATATTCAAGCCAGGGCCCTAAGAAAGAGGATTTATCTCCTTTAGAGCTCACCAGGCCCTGTTATTTTGTATGTTTGAAGCAGCCTTGTTATCTACACAACTTGCATTTGAGCCTCTCTCATAGAGTTGGGGTacataatcatcatcatcagtccTACATACAAAGACCCAGCATGCCCACAGTGGAGGACTGGGCACTTGTTGGCTCGCAGGCTAACCCGCCAGTCATTCCTCtgaattttaacatgttttggACGTTCTTTTTCAATCTGTGGTCTCGAGAACAGCTTAGAGAAAGgcagttaaaaatatatatattcatatatctTCAAAAACAGGCAATAGTGATTGTTGCTAGTGTCACTCGAGTAAAAAAGGAAAATGAAATATCTTCCAGAAAGGGATTTTCCTCTTTTAAGACTTGGTATCAACTGGCATGTGCCACAGGCCGTCTGATACAAAAGGTCCGTATGGACCCGGACCTGTAAAAATGAaacttaaacaaaataataataataataataataactctgCACCGTTCCCTTAGTATCGGAACAGGACAGAATTTAATACCATCAATACAGCAACCCCAGAGTCATCTGTTCGCCCCATTCGGGCGTAAAAGGCTTGCAAAGAGAAGCACTTCAGTCAAGAGTGTACTACAGAATTAAAGTTACCTCTTATATTTAATAATGAGACAAAAaccttgtttttttttggtttaaagaaAGATGTACCCAATGTGAACCATCTACAGTGCACCTAAACATTCTGGATTCCCTGTTTATTCTCAGCAGTCCTCCCAGTTGAACACTTAATACCTGGGACAAGGTGCTACCCGTCTGACTTGGTGCCAACTTGAGTTCTACCTCTCCATCTCCATGTGCTCTTTATAAAAACAACTATTGATAAAGTCTACATCCAAAACGGTTTAAAGAGCCCCAGTCTGATAAGATATCTGATTAATGCAATAATTCAAGTCGACGTTTTTCTAGACTAGCTTAATGTTACAGTAGGGACTCCTTCTCCAAGTCAACTCATCCACTTCGGTTTCAAGGATTTGGCTCTGAAGCCCAATGAATGCTTACATAACTCTGCCCCCTTTAAAGAGAAATCACTTTGGGGTTCTCTGAGGTTGCCCTGAGACTGCATATATGTATGTAATATGTACGCGATCATTCAGAGAGTAAACAGTGAGGGCCTGATTTAACAAGTGGGCTGGTTTCTTACTGCAGGCCACACTGCGAGGAAGCTGCCTGCTCAGAATGAACTGCTGAAGTTGAAGAGTGGGCTTGGAGAGAACTACAGTTTTTGAACTGCACTTCTCGGTCGGTCTTTGCATAGAAGTAGAGAGCCGAGTCTCCGTTATCGTTTGCTTTTATTACTGTCAGAGGAGGCGACCAGGTAAAGTAGTGTACTCTGCCTGCCCTTTGTCATAAGCACCAGTGTGAACGCGGCCTAGCAGGGCTGAAACAGAGAAGAAAAGTGCAAAGAGGCAGAGATGGGCTACGATGGAGAAGTAGAAGTCAAATTGAGCACCGTTCCTACACTTCATTATGCCACTTTGTTCAGTCCATCCCCATCGTAATGCTTCCGAGTGATTCTCTATCAATTGCCATCGGCGACATTAGCGGTCGCCGTATACACTGAGGTTTGCCTCTTATTCAGAGTGTTTCTGCATACGCGCAGCAAAAGGGGCTGGTGAGAGCAGCTACCGTAGAGACCACTGcattgacacacacacacgaacaaACGAAAACGAAAAAAAGCGCAAAACAACAATAACAtcaacagcaacaacaacaacattaacAACAGCAATGTTGacgaaataaaaataacaacacTGGCAATTCCAGGAGGGAAAAACCTCAATCGATAACCGTAACATGGTACATAAAACGAACCTGTCCACTTCCAGCTAAAGTGATCTTTGCATGAGAGGGAGAGTTTATGAGAGTGAAGTCGAGACGAGGTCGTGTGCTGGCGCAGTAGTACGTACTGATTGGCCAGGTCTAAAGGAGCCGCTGCTCCGGCCGAGCGTACGAGCGGCAGGTCCGTTCTGGCATCTGGTGCGCCGGCCTGGCACAGCGGATCAAAGTCAGAGCGTGGGCACCAGAGGCGCCACAGCAGATAGGCACTCAATGGCCACACTTATCATACAGGTAGGCGGGGCCACCAGGGCAGGCGGCCCCACAGAATCCATTAGAAACATTACAACACGTCAAGCTCCAGACGAGAAGGCTAATGATTTTGGAGTACTGTAACAGTGATATTTACTTTGATATATAGATCTATATATCATCTCGAAGAAAAAAACATGAACGCTTCAGTCTTGGTGTTTTTTTCCTCATCAGACATCCCTTCGATTTTgctaccatttttttttttttacgtccGAGTCCATTGGAAAGACAAGAaaataaatgtcaaaatccatttAGAGTTCAAAAAGGAGCCTGGAGAAGTTCTGTAGATTGCTTTTCATCGTTGCTCTTTTTTTTGTCAGTTTTCACACATCCATGTGTAATTTTGTTGGCATTGAAATCGGAGCTTGAAGCTCTTGCTAAGTGCTATGAATAAACCACCCCTTGTCTTTGTTCCATACTTTTGTAccaaatacaacaacaacaacaaaaaatgcactttgtctACTGGGTTACAAGAAACACCTCTTATTTGGTTTGAATCCCCTGTGCCCCTGTAGTCACACTGTCCTTGAGTGTGTAGAGGAAGTGCTTGTGAATGTTTTATCCCCAAGGGCTTACGCACCCAGAAGCTTCTCTTCTGTCGAGTCCCACGCAAGAGGACGCGAGTCTTTAATTCCCCAAAACAAGCTCCTACCGTTTCATCAGCAACAGTTTACTGTGTCGAGCTGGACGGAAGAGTCTGTGGCATATATTGCACGTCAGACAAACAACAATGAGGGCTTATGTTCTTGAAGAGGTCATTTAGGAAAATTCAAGAAAGTAGTCCATCGATTCCACGTGGCGCACTGGAAAAGGATTTCCTGTACGGTTTTTATGAGCAGTGGTTTACATATTTagcacacacgcgcacacatgCCCTCAGCTGTCCTCTCTCAGCGTAAGAAGATATGCCTCGGATGTGCAGTGGGGCCACATACTGTACCTGTCTGTCCTTTAAAGAGTAATGAGGACAGGAAGGCAACTGAGGGAAACAGGAAGGACAAATACATCTATGCTGTTTGAGATCGTTCGCACGACGGTCTGTTTTCGCTCGGCTGGCTCAGAAAATGAGAAAATGTGCAATTCTCCGATGAATTTCTTCAGTAAGTCTCGGGTACGAGTGGAGTGGGGACCGAACAGCAGTTAAGGCTAAAGTTTAGTGCTGTCAAATAATCCGTACAATCCAAACGATCACTGAAAAAGCCATGGATCCAGTCCAAGAAAAAGGGGGTTGTTTGGAATGATGCACGTTTCTTCGTGGAGAGGGGGGAAGTGGTGATATGCTGTGATTGGGCTGATGGGATGTGCTCGTGCCACTGGAATTGAAAAATATGGCAGCTTGTCTCATCAGCTGTAGTAAAACACACTTTCACACTGGTATCAGTCATTAGAGAAAAGTCTTAGTAAAGGTTCACTTCTCTTTTAGTCACCGTTCTTCTTAAGAAGTCTATAGAATACTGCAACCCAAGCCTCGTGATCAAAATAACACCGATAAAACGACGCAAAACAAAAAAGTCGAAGCGGAAGAAGGTCAGCAGCCTTTACGCGAGTGTCTCTTGGTTCACAGTTCCACTGACGTTGATTATCGCCAAATGATTTGCTTGGTTTTTGCTCATGAAAGTTTCAGGGGGGGGTTCGCTTCTTCGAAGTGCTTGGCACTCTCACATGGACTCTCCGCTCAGCAGGTCTCCAGGAAGCAGCGTGTTGATTGGGGTGGGGCTGCCGATAACCCTACCGTCCTCTGCGCTGGGCGGCCCCCAGAGGCTGGAGTAATGCTGTACGCCCCCCCACAGCAGCTCATTGTTCGCCTTGCCGCCGGACCCTGTGCCGCCCGCTCCTCCGCCCAGGCCACTGCTGGTCCAGTGGCCGATAGGGTGCGTGGCCGCCGTCCCTCCGCCACCCAGCCGCGTTTGATTGGTGCCGGGGTTGGCCTGCCAGCTTGTGGTGGGCGTAAGGGACTGACCCTGTGCAAAGAAGCGGTTCACCTCCTCTTCTCCAGCGAACTCCGCCAAGATAGTGGTGTTTCCCAGAACACACCTGGAAAACAAGAGAAGGAAAGCGATCAAAACTGATCTTTAAAAAGTATAATGATAGTTATTATCCAGTCTTTCTAGAAAAACGCagagttttttgtgattgttgcggacaaaaatccttgatcttaaggcacgttttcttaaaaaatgcgatggagtatgcaggatatttatgcaattttatgcgatgaaattgcgggaacttgcaaaaaccaCGGGTAACGAACGTGCAAAAACCACAGGAAGAACTTACAATAACCGCGGGAACAAACGTGCAAAAACCGCGGGAACGAACGTGCAAAAACCGCGGGAATGAACGTGCAAAAACCGCGGGAACGAACTTGCAAAAAACCCTCGGGAACGAACGTGCAAAAACCGCGGGAACGAACAACAAAAAACCGTGGGAACGAACATCCAAAAACCGCGGGGAACGACCTTGCAAAATCCACGGGAGggaacatgaaaaaaaaaaaacgcggggaacttgcaaaaaccgCGGGGAACTTGCAAAACTGCGGGGAACGAACGTGAACGGGAACTTAAAACTGCAGTAACTTGCAAAAACGGCGGGAACTAAAAACTACGGAAACTTCCAAAAACtccgggaacttgcaaaaactgcaggaacttgcaaaaactgttttcagcttttgcagcttttcaatgatgttcacatcacataatcacgtcacttcataacgttcccatggcaacaggggacatggctgcactTGTGTGAAATAAAtccaacatttttcaactttctgctaagatatatgtgatttttgctacgaaaatgcggggataTTGAAATCATGCATATTAGGAAATATGTTGtgcacggaaatctgcaatttatgctgcaaaagtgcggcgtatttgaaaaaatccGCCCCCctcataaatatgcagactttggctgattatgcgttaaattatgcgatcgcataatcgctttttctggagggactgattaTTGGAAAAACTATACATACATGTGTAGGGACTTCTGAGCTTTGGCAGCTTCCTCTTTTGAACTGTAGCGCACAACTGCATTGCCCTGCGTCAGGTTGAGATGGAATGTGATAAGTGGGCCATGTTGCATGCACAGTGTCCGCAGTGTTGAACCATCGATCTAAACAAAAAAGACAGCAAAGATATAACACAGCATAcagtaaagaaaaaaacaaaaaaataaataacaggcTGCCATGATGATACCTGTGGGGTGAGGTTTCTTAGGACCAACCAGCTAGTGCTTCTGTTAGAGCTGTCTGTACTCCACGTGGTTCCTAATCAAAGAGAGAGAGTCTTATAAACACATGCTCTGAATATCTCCTCAAAAAGTATTATAAGTTGCCTTAAAAAAAAGGTCTCTCTctataaaaaagtatatttcaTCCTGTTCATACAtcttatttatatttacatttttggggCGATTTCTACATAAACAATTTCCAACTGCAAAAGAAATCTGGAACTACAGTACTTCGGGTAAATATCAAGAAAGTGTGATTAAACAACAGCGTGGGTTTGCTGACTAACACACAACATATGCGAGAGAATAAAAACCACAACACACTGCATTCGTTCGTTGCAGTGCCAGATCCTGCACCTGGAAATGCTCCAATCGCTTCATCCCGACCTCAACGCTTTGATAGCGTTCACACCCACACAGAAGTAAACTGACAATTCAACTGCCGTCTCCGTACACCCACACCCAACCCTAAGAATAACTAAACGCACAGATATCCACACTCGGTTAAACTGTGCTATTTGGATAGAGAAAGGTCAGTGGCACCTGAGGAGTAAGAGCCGCTCCATCCGGCCACAAGGCCCAGGGTGTTTCCGCCCCACGTGGACGAGGGCTTGGTGTTGGTCAGGCCCGGGGGTGGTCGCGTGGGAGCCGTCGTGTTTCGGGGTCCTTGAGGGACTTTCCAAAGCTCGTGAGATAGAGAAGCCTGGGTGTGTGAGATGGGCCCCGGTGACCAAGTGGACTTCATGTCAGAGAGTTTGCCTGTGGATCAATAACATTGAAGGTGTTTAAAAGGGGCAGGAAGGATAAAATGGAGCCAAATGGTAACACACATCATATTTCCTGTGTCTAATTTGGAAAACTAGACGTCATTTCAGACAGGAGAGAGTGGGGCCATACTTGATGTCATAAGGGTTCATGCCCCACCCACAGAAGAACACAGTGAAGAACACAGCCCCCTCACCACTTCCATCTCACAAAATCACAGTTTGTGACCATGCTGGACACAGGGACAGTGTCTGACTAACACCACTGAGGGAATGTATGGACAAATGTAGGTGAAAAAGAGCTCTTTATGGGGGAAAAGAGCCCACTAGATACCTAGGAATGCAACCACCGTTCTAGGTCCCATGCTAGGCAGAGGTTGAACAGTGGATCTTTTAGAAAAAGTGGGACACAGGGAGGGTTGAGGGCAGACAGGGATTCTGGGAGTTGTACCTGTGTTGTCTGCCTCGGTGGAGGACAGACCGAAAGAGCTAGTGACTGGCCAATCGCTGGAGGGAGGCGGAGCCTCGCTCTGTGTGGAAGTTGGGGTGGAACCTACGTTGTGTCCCAAACAAAACAGGCAAGAATTCAAGTggaaataataaatgtaacaaaaaagGAATATCTTAAAGTTCTACAGGTAAGAAAAATAACATTGTAAGTGATGTGCAAAACAtacatttgtttaataaaataaacaaactaGTTAGTGTGTTGCCTAAACATTAAATTATTGCCATGCGGATGTTGTGGGACGCTTAAAAAGCAGAGTATATGGCCGTAGTCTAAACAGAAGCAATAATGCAAGATGTTTAAACATGTATGCCTAACTAGATACATAGTTTGGGGAAGTATTTTGCATCCACAGCCACCTGACAGGAAGTTAACTAAAAACAGATgcacatatttttcttttatggaAAAAGTGATCAGTCCTCTTACCTCCACTTCGGTCTCTGAGCAGATAGCGGTTAACATCCTGAATGTTGGTATTGATGGTAGGTCCACTGGGGACACTCCCTGGGGTCACATTGGGGTCGGTCTCAGGGTCGATATTTTGCAGTCCTTTCCAGGGAACTCCAGGACAGAACTCTGAGGGATTTCAAAAGAACCAAATCATGTATGATACACTGGTTTTGCCTAACAAATGTGTGCAAAGAGATTGTAGAGACACCGGTTAATTACCTGGAGGCCAGTTGACATTGGTCCCATTTGAGATCTTGTCATTGGTGTTCTTGCCCTGGCCCCAGCTATCATGATGTGCCAGAGGACTGGCAGGAGACTCGGAGCTGGGAATCAGATAGGGACTGTAGGAGTCATCCAGCTGAGGCTTACTTGGGGGACCAAGACTGGGGCCTACAGAGAAAGCACCTGTGAAAtttttactgtatatttactgtCCGTTTACTGACAACAAGACACACATAAAATCTGCACGCATTTGTGTGTACATTCATTAAATGTTTTGACTTATTGGTTATGCTTATCTAGACATCTGTTcgttaacacaatactgtgtaaATCTGTCTAACACATTTTTAAACACATCTATCAAAGAAATATGCAGATTCCACAGAGGCGTGCTGATAACCATAATAGTAATTGTCCTAGGTTTGTACCGTGCTTGTTGAAGTTAGGCTCCATTGGAGAGGAGTTGCCAGAGAGATTATCCATGGAGTTAGGGTGTGTCCACTGTGATAGGCGTGACTGAGGCTGAGGAGGGTCTTTAATAGACAGGCCACCCATGTCCATGCAGTTTACATTCATGTTATGGTTCAATCCAGCTACAgagacaaaaacacacaaaaggCTCTTATACATCATATACAGAACCTTCATCATGAAGGCACAAGCGTCTTCCTAGCAATAAACCATGTACATACTAAACTCGTATTCGAAGCCATGACAAAacgcaaaataaaagttatctgCGCAATAAGAGACAATGCTGGTACTCACACATAGGGTAGGGGGAGAAGGAGTTCGGAGAAGACTGCGGCTCTTTGGTCTGAAGGTCAGAAACGGAGAGACTGGAGGCTTGGGGATGGACGGGAAACGAGTCCAAAGCTGATTTGCCTGCGCTGGGATGCAGGCCCGGGTGAGAGGGGGGCGgctgctgttgctgctgctgtTTCATCAGCAGAGCCTGAGCCAGCTGCCGCTGATGCTGCTGAATCTGTTGCTGCATGTTATTGATTGTACGTGCAACCTGCAGGAGGACAAACTTGTGAACAGAGTGCATGCTGAATGCATATCAACATTTACATTTCAAATTAGAAGCTAGCAATAGGAATGACAATAATGGTACTTAAGTACAAAGACGCTTTGAaaataatagtttatttttttttttataactacCTGCTCACCGAATTTAAAGATTAAACACAAATATTCAGGTGTAAGTTAACGAGTGCATTTAAAAGCAGATTTTACTGTATTTTCGTATGTAGAGGGGTAAACTGCTTACTTGCTGCTCTTGCTGTCGGATGGGGCCAGAAACACTGCGCTGTGCCTGCAACATCTGCTGCTGAATTTGTAAACGCTGGTACGCCTGCAAAATCATACAGACAAGAAAACATTATAATAAGGCATTATCAGTGAAATTTAAAACACTCTGATAAACATATAAATGTGACGCTCTATGTAAAAACCCATTTTTAGTGATTTAATGTCACGcgttaataaaaatgtgtggcgttaaaatgaatttgcgttAACCTATTAATTTTGATAGCCCTAATATACcgtatgcatttataaaaagcaTAAGATCTGCACTCACCAGTTGCAGCTGATAAAGTTGGTTCAACAGGGTCATATGCTGAGGGTTTATTGGTGAGGTTAAAAGTGCAGGGTTGAGACCAATGTTTTTTGCTGCAAACTGTAAAAGCTGTGCTTGAACCTGTAAACGAGTGAACAGAGTGGTCAGAGTACACCATGACATTAACACATTTACCCACAGAATACTCAGGTGTGAAAAACTTTTTTCGGCAGATAACACCCCTCCTGCAGCAAGGTGCTAAACCACTAGCATACGCGTCCAAGCTCACCTGAGGGGTGAGAAACTGAGGCACTTGAGCGCGTAGACTAGGCTGGGAGGAGTTGAGAGGCGGCACTGTCGGCTGGGGAGGAGGCTGCTGCGGCTGCAGGGCCCGGGCTTGTGCTGCTCCACTGCTACCAAACACTCCGCTCTGCATCTACAACAAAACACACACGAAATCAACCTCATCCTGAAAACCGGAAAATGTATGACCACCAGCTGAGGGAAAATTTGGatattaaaacaaatttattaTGATTTTGCTCTCATTCGTTAATTTCCTTTTCCTAAagatatttcaaattattttcaaacattttgaaaagaaaataacatcatattATTAACCCTGGCCTATGTATCATTTAGGATATAAACTCGGTCTTAGATTTGAGTAATGAACACACAACAAACATCAGACTCACCTGTCTGTTGTTCAAGTTTTGCATGGCAACTCCAAGGCTTTGGCCAGGGAGTGCAGCACTACCCATTGGGAGCTTCAGGCTCGGAGAAGGCATAAACGGTGAGGTTTGGGCATCATCTACTAGCCCAGCATCCTAATGaggaaagaataaaaaaattacgaaTTTTCCACCCTGTTCTTTAGTCTTCTAGAAGCGAAGCCCAAAAGGTGCCCTTCTTTATTTCTATTTGTGCATATTAAGGTGAGAAGCAAGTACCTTGTCCATGAAAGGAGGACGATCTGAAGAGGATTCTTTGGAGATGACCGAAGGCCTGCAGCCCATTGGTTTATTGACTAGGCCGTTGTTGTAGTCAGAGATTCCCATCCCCCGTTTATCTAGTTCGGACTTCTTCTCCAACAGGGCGCCTATAACATTATAGATGTTTGATGTatatgctatatatatatatatgcacacacacagtaGAAAATCATTTAGCAAAGAGACTGAATATTTAGCAAACGTAACACTTACTCATAGCCTGATCCAAGTTCATGTTGTTGCTCTTAAGAGCCTCCTCCGCAGGATCTCTCTGCAGAATTAAAGAAGATAAACACCATCTATTATCTATGCCATCTATCATGTGCTGTGAATTAAACAGAATATATCTGTATAAAGCAAGCAAAATACTAATTTCATGAGTGACAAGCAGTACTCACAGGAAACCCCATGTCAGTTAGCTGCTTGATCAGACGATTCATGATCCAGGTATCATCCTGTTTGTTTGGGACTTTAACCTTCAGAGGGGAAAAACAGATTAGCTGTTTCTGCTGCAGGCAATGTGACTGATGCCAAAATAAGGCATCTTTGCTTCTATAGCCCTTGTACCTTTGGTGGGCCCTTCTTGGGTGGGTTGCCCCAGGAGTTGCAGGATGAGTTGCTCTCCTGAGATGCAGTGCTGTTCCACATATCTCCCTCCTCTTGATCCCAATGCCCCGCAGACATACCCATGTCCTCACCACCTCCCCAGCCATCTTGCATAGATTTGGGGGCTGGatgaaaaaaaatgtgattatgagaaatgtatataaaaatacacatcaAAACTAGCAATTGATCATTCACCATGAGGAGAAAAAAACTATGTACAATCAAGCAGTgcacattttttaacattaggGGGCTCTGTTATTACACAATTTGAAACTTAGTGATGATATCAGGCAACTACTCAGTGGGATCAGATACAGGCAATAATGTTATGATGTACTAACGGCACCCATTATTCTAAAACTAATATTTAAGGGGGAAATATCTgacaacataataaatacaaataaatacttTCTTAAATattgccttaatttaaaaacatgagCTTTCTTTGGAGTACTAAATAAGCCAATGAAGCAAACTGCTACATTGAAACAACTATGTAGAACAACTGAAGTTAAGATTCACAGTCAATTTTGTATCACTAAACATTACATACTTTCATATATCACATACATTCTGCttataaaaaatttacaaagtatacattttaatatggcAACATGAATATGACTTTTTCCATTTCAGCTTCTATAGATATGTATATGTCAAGAGTCAGATTTAAGTATaaagaataaaacaaaataaattaagataatttattcaaaataaacaaaagttTGACAAAGCTAACCAGGTTTGCATGGGGCAGGTCCAGGAGGTCCGTTACCTCTACCATAGACTTCAGACCCATTATCACTCCAGCCTCCACAGCCACCTGGGGGTTTACCCCATGCCGAAGTGCCATTGTCCACACTTACTGCAGGGGCGGCTGGCTCTCCCCATGTGGGTTCAGGTTTTGAATGGACGTTTGTCATCTCCCCCCATCCTGTAGAGGAACACGCACAAATCTACCATAAGCTTTAACTGCATCACTGGTCATATAAGCAACTTGTTTACAAGTCTAAGACAATGTTGTATACATGTCTACAAAATAAACTACAAATGTTATTTTCTAGGATAAGGTGACCTAAAATGGAATAATAGGCAGTAATATTAAACGTCTGTTTAATTCTTGGCAGAGGAAAGATTAAAGAATGCCATGCTGAATACAGCTTTGGCAGAGGGAAAGACAGCAGAGTCTGTTCCAGGTTGTTTTATAGTTTTCTTACCTGGATTCATTAGCCCAGTTCTGTTGTGTGGAGGCCCTGTTTGATGTGGGGCTACGTTATCAGGGGAAATGTGGTTATTATTAGAGTTTGGCCCTCCATGACTGTGGGTCTGCATGGGAGGCTGGTTATGATGGGAATGATGATGATGGTTGTTGGGTACATTGTTGGCATTGGCAGGGCCTGATTTGCCTTGCATGCCAGGGTTATTTCTGTCCCAGAGATTGACTGTCTTGTTATGTGTACTTGGGTCACCCCAAGCTGAGGTACCATCATCGATCTCCATTTTACGACGGATAGAGGGTGGAGATGGCTCCTCCCATCCAGTGGGCTCTCCAGTGTGATCGGGTTTAACACTTCCACTATTTCCTCCACCCCATCCAGAGCCGCTTTGTTTTATAGAGCTTGGACCTCCCCAAGAACCCATGCTACCACTGCCACTATTGCCATTGTTGCCATCCTGAGGCTTGTTATTCCATCCTTGTGGTTGCACATTGGGGCGCTGTGTATCTCCCCAGTTTCCTCCTACTGTTGGGGCAGGTTTTCCCCATCTGGAGCCCTCATTCCAGCCTGATCCTTCTGCCTCCCAGGAGGAGCTGGATGGGCCATTTTTTTTCCCGTCTGCAGGTTCACCCCATTCTCCTCCAGATCCACTTTCTCCACTAGGCCCATTGCCCCATCCTTGAGATGATTTGTGACCCTCAGTCCAACCCTGTGGTTTGATTTTAGCATGACTCTCCTCCCAGGTAGGAGATTTTTCCTCAGAACCCCAAGTCTGACCACTTTTCTGCAGGTTGCCACCCGGACCACCAGATGGGGTACTGCCCCAGTTTCCAGGACCACTGGAGGGTTTCTTGTTGTTGGCCGGATCCGTCCAACCAGAACCAGCCTGG
This genomic interval carries:
- the tnrc6c1 gene encoding trinucleotide repeat-containing gene 6C protein isoform X2 — its product is MEEKKKKKQDEKKKKEAAQKKAAEQKTKVPDSAKPSPTPPPPTNPSVPSVNSSSGGNGKRASSSNQQQQPAAPRYPPREVPPRFRQHEHKQLLKRGQPLPAGSPALTQPPSANTTPQSFSQNHTELPQQSGLAAQYENIPPKRSATTASSNSCSGWDPLIIDESDTEAWPSISCKESHGPAGCQLDTESVSDISSTSSMSMATGSGQQGHFSTNHPSKANVSHSGGLLSSQGGASRGWGSGPSPASGGEGKNEVSSTSVGVRGWGSSNFNLNLNPNANPSAWPVLGHEGTGMGGGSSGGNNPPPSNLCSPPGSLPSQGSSSGGSISGANGNSAGNGGSGNCNTTWGSIMPSDSSEPHSSPSTNVSFSSEPQNLNTDGPNHTKQEPRSPGHCLPNWGVGSAGMGSFVQTPGGASQVNGEEEPVWGNGDAKSVSGSKDSGWDSGSSWGQGVASGTASWGQASSTGDWGKHSNSEAKGWDSTSSPTQEQQLNSWVRGPNAPASEGSSDSMECCPRRRDRSSRDETSPILPTPDMDPRVLCNTGWGQTPVRQHTAWETEEAARSNRKNDIGTDAWGSTSNATNAGPIPTSGNANINSANASRPDSGSKNEGPCPSTGAAPGWGTAMQPPQAGSGWTDPANNKKPSSGPGNWGSTPSGGPGGNLQKSGQTWGSEEKSPTWEESHAKIKPQGWTEGHKSSQGWGNGPSGESGSGGEWGEPADGKKNGPSSSSWEAEGSGWNEGSRWGKPAPTVGGNWGDTQRPNVQPQGWNNKPQDGNNGNSGSGSMGSWGGPSSIKQSGSGWGGGNSGSVKPDHTGEPTGWEEPSPPSIRRKMEIDDGTSAWGDPSTHNKTVNLWDRNNPGMQGKSGPANANNVPNNHHHHSHHNQPPMQTHSHGGPNSNNNHISPDNVAPHQTGPPHNRTGLMNPGWGEMTNVHSKPEPTWGEPAAPAVSVDNGTSAWGKPPGGCGGWSDNGSEVYGRGNGPPGPAPCKPAPKSMQDGWGGGEDMGMSAGHWDQEEGDMWNSTASQESNSSCNSWGNPPKKGPPKVKVPNKQDDTWIMNRLIKQLTDMGFPRDPAEEALKSNNMNLDQAMSALLEKKSELDKRGMGISDYNNGLVNKPMGCRPSVISKESSSDRPPFMDKDAGLVDDAQTSPFMPSPSLKLPMGSAALPGQSLGVAMQNLNNRQMQSGVFGSSGAAQARALQPQQPPPQPTVPPLNSSQPSLRAQVPQFLTPQVQAQLLQFAAKNIGLNPALLTSPINPQHMTLLNQLYQLQLAYQRLQIQQQMLQAQRSVSGPIRQQEQQVARTINNMQQQIQQHQRQLAQALLMKQQQQQQPPPSHPGLHPSAGKSALDSFPVHPQASSLSVSDLQTKEPQSSPNSFSPYPMSGLNHNMNVNCMDMGGLSIKDPPQPQSRLSQWTHPNSMDNLSGNSSPMEPNFNKHGPSLGPPSKPQLDDSYSPYLIPSSESPASPLAHHDSWGQGKNTNDKISNGTNVNWPPEFCPGVPWKGLQNIDPETDPNVTPGSVPSGPTINTNIQDVNRYLLRDRSGGKLSDMKSTWSPGPISHTQASLSHELWKVPQGPRNTTAPTRPPPGLTNTKPSSTWGGNTLGLVAGWSGSYSSGTTWSTDSSNRSTSWLVLRNLTPQIDGSTLRTLCMQHGPLITFHLNLTQGNAVVRYSSKEEAAKAQKSLHMCVLGNTTILAEFAGEEEVNRFFAQGQSLTPTTSWQANPGTNQTRLGGGGTAATHPIGHWTSSGLGGGAGGTGSGGKANNELLWGGVQHYSSLWGPPSAEDGRVIGSPTPINTLLPGDLLSGESM